The window GGTCCCGGCGATCCTCGGCCGCCGGGGCCTCGTCGCACTGCCTGGATGGTCCGCGTGAACATCGAGATGTCCAGCCGGATCCGGGTGCGAGCCGCGGACGCCACGGACTTGCCGGCCCTCGTCGCCATCGACGCGATCGCGGCCGCCGGCGACGAAGTGCGGGCCCGGAGCATTCGTCGGTGGTTGGACCAGGGATCCGTCAGCGTGGCCGAAGATCCGTCAGGCATCCTGGGCTACGGCGTTCTGGAGTACACGTTCTTCGAACAGGGCTTCGTGACCATGGTGACGGTCTCGCCGGGCGCACGCCGACGGGGCGTCGGCGCCCGCCTTCTCCAGGCCGTCGAAGCAAGCTGCTCCACCCCGAAGCCGTTCACCTCGACGAACGTCTCGAACCATCCCATGCAGCTGCTGTTGCAACAGCTCGGCTGGCACCCGGCCGGCCTGGTCCACGGCCTCGACGAGGCGGACCCCGAACTGTTCTACCTCTGCCCGCCCGAGCGACTCCGGCCACGCTGGATCGGACTCGGCCCACACCGGCGGGTCGGACCGCGCACCGGTGAGCTTCCCGCGTCACGCTGGTCTCCACGCCGGACACCCACGACGGAAGGCTGGCCATGCGGAAGCTGATCTACGGCATGAACCTGACCCTGGACGGCTACGTCACCGCCGCCGGGGACGACATCGGCTGGAGCGGACCGCCGAGCGACGAGCTGTTCCAGTGGTGGCTCGACCAGGAGCGGGCGAGTGGCCTGACCCTGTACGGGCGCAAGCTGTGGGAGACGATGAGCTCCTACTGGCCGACCGGCGACGAGCAGCCCGATGCCACCCCGGGGGAGATCGCGTTCGCGCGGAACTGGCGGGACACACCGAAGGTGGTGTTCTCCTCGACGATGACGGCCGAGGAGGTCGACTGGAACACCCGCCTGGTCACCGGCGACGCGATCGCCGAGATCACCCGGCTCAAGGCCGAGGACGGCGGCCCGATGACCATCGGCGGCGCGACGCTCGCCGGGGCGGCCATGCGCGCCGGGCTGATCGACGAGTACGCGATCGCCACCTATCCGGTCCTGGTGGGCGGCGGGACACCGTTCTTCACCGCGCTGGACAGCTGGGTGGACCTGAACCTGGTGGAGACGCGGACGTTCCCCGGCGGCGTGGTCATGACCAGGTACGAGACGAGGCGTTGAGCAGCGTGAGGTACCGGGGCTCGCGGGCCGAGGCGCGCGGCCCCCGTTCGGGCCGGGTGGCGACCACCCGATCCCGTGGACGAAGCGTGGCGCGGTCAGGGGTGGGGCCGGCTGGCCGACGTGCCGTTCACCCGGCGGGCACCGCCGTCGCCGGTGGGGGCGTCGTGGTCGCGGTCCTTGCGGTTGGGGGCGAGCAGGTCGAGCAGTGCGCTGATGCTGAGCCCGGCCTCGGCGGGGTGTCTGAGCAGGGTGCCGGAGGCGATGCTGTAGTGGGTGCGCCGCCCGGCGCGGTCGCGGGTGAGGTAGCCGCCCTGGTCGAGGTCGGTCACGATCGCCTGGACGGCGCGCTCGGTCAGCTGGACCTCCACGGCGATGTCCCGCAGCCGGATGCCGGGGTCGCGGGCGATCGCGGCCAGCACGCGGGCGTGGTTGGTCACGAACGTCCAGCTTGTTCTCGCCGTGGGTTCCTCGAGTGCCATGCCCTCTACCGTAAGACGAAAGATTCAGATTTCGCTACACATGAATCGAATTTCGGGTATCTCTTGACGTGAATGTGGCTGCGGGCCACGCTGGAAGGGTCTCAGCCCGCCCCTTCCCTCCCCAAGGACCCGGCCATGACCGA of the Kitasatospora sp. NBC_01246 genome contains:
- a CDS encoding GNAT family N-acetyltransferase, producing MNIEMSSRIRVRAADATDLPALVAIDAIAAAGDEVRARSIRRWLDQGSVSVAEDPSGILGYGVLEYTFFEQGFVTMVTVSPGARRRGVGARLLQAVEASCSTPKPFTSTNVSNHPMQLLLQQLGWHPAGLVHGLDEADPELFYLCPPERLRPRWIGLGPHRRVGPRTGELPASRWSPRRTPTTEGWPCGS
- a CDS encoding helix-turn-helix domain-containing protein is translated as MALEEPTARTSWTFVTNHARVLAAIARDPGIRLRDIAVEVQLTERAVQAIVTDLDQGGYLTRDRAGRRTHYSIASGTLLRHPAEAGLSISALLDLLAPNRKDRDHDAPTGDGGARRVNGTSASRPHP
- a CDS encoding dihydrofolate reductase family protein, which codes for MRKLIYGMNLTLDGYVTAAGDDIGWSGPPSDELFQWWLDQERASGLTLYGRKLWETMSSYWPTGDEQPDATPGEIAFARNWRDTPKVVFSSTMTAEEVDWNTRLVTGDAIAEITRLKAEDGGPMTIGGATLAGAAMRAGLIDEYAIATYPVLVGGGTPFFTALDSWVDLNLVETRTFPGGVVMTRYETRR